DNA from Lentibacillus amyloliquefaciens:
GTTTATGCTGATGTTTTCGGCGGCGAAGATGCTCTGGTCAGGCCGCAGATGGTTTCCGGTACGCATGCAATTTCAACAGCCTTATTCGGGCTGTTGCGGCCGGGTGAAGAGCTGTTATATATAACAGGTAAACCGTATGATACGCTGGAATCGGTCATCGGTATGAATGGAGAACAAAGCGGCTCGTTAAAAGATTTTCACGTGCGGTATAATCAAGCTGACCTTCTGGAAGATGGTTCAATTGATTTTGAAAATATCAAACACAAAATGACAAACCAAACAAAAGTGATCGGCATTCAGCGTTCTAAAGGATATGATGAGAGACCATCGTTTACTATCAATGATATTGAAGAGATGGTTCGGTTTGTAAAATCGATAAACAGTGACGTGATTGTTTTTGTTGATAATTGCTATGGTGAATTTGTCGAGGAACGTGAACCGTTAAACGCAGGTGCAGACATAATAGCAGGATCACTGATCAAAAATCCGGGCGGTGGCATTGTCCGGGCAGGCGGGTACATAGCCGGAAGAGAAAAATTGGTAGAGCAGTGTGCCAATAGACTGACAGCACCGGGGCTTGGAAAGGAAACCGGGGCGACTTTCAATACATTGCAGGAAATGTTTCAAGGGTTATTTCTAGCCCCGCATGTTGTGGGAGAAGCACTGAAAGGTGCGATTTTAACGGCACGATATCTTGAATTGGCCGGTTTTCAAACAAGCCCCGGTTATGATGCATTTCGTACTGATTTGATTCAGACTGTTACGTTTAATGATCCGGAAAAGATGATTGCTTTTTGTCAGGCAATCCAGCATAATTCCCCGGTTGATGCGTTTGTAACACCTTATCCGAGTGACATGCCCGGTTACCGGGACGAGGTCATCATGGCGGCGGGAACATTTATTCAAGGTGCGAGTCTGGAACTTACCGCAGACGGTCCAATCAGGGAACCGTATACCGCCTTCGTACAAGGCGGTCTGACCTATTCCCATGTAAAGATTGCACTGGAGGCTGCGGTTAATAGTTTGCTTGAAAAGACGTCACCTCTGAAAACATGAGAGACCTTAATATTATTTGTCATCAATCCATACATTCGGTTATTATAAAAACCATAGCAAATAAGCAGTCCTGCTTCATTAATAGGACGCCATTTTTTGACATCAGGCTTAGAAATCGAGGAGGAAACTGAATGGGCTCAGAATTGACAAAAGATCAGATCATGAAACAGATTGAGAAAGAAAACGTCAGGTTTATCCGGTTGCAATTCACGGATATGCTCGGCACCATCAAAAATGTTGAAATTCCACTCAGCCAATTGGAGAAAGCATTGGATAATAAAATGATGTTTGACGGATCTTCTATTGAAGGATTTGTCCGTATTGAAGAATCAGATATGTACTTGCATCCTGATTTGGATTCATTTGTTGTTTTTCCGTGGACTTCTGAAAAAGGTAAGGTTGCGCGGTTTATCTGTGATATATATAATCCCGACGGAACTCCTTTTGCGGGGTGTCCGAGATACAATTTGAAACGCAATCTGCAAAAGATGGAGGAGTTAGGTTTTGATGCATTCAATATCGGTACGGAGCCCGAATTCTTTTTATTTAAGCTGAATGAAAACGGGGATCCATCCATGGAACTAAATGACCATGGCGGTTATTTTGACTTGGCTCCGACAGACTTGGGAGAAAATTGCCGGCGTGATATTGTACTGGAGCTGGAGGAAATGGGATTCGAGATTGAAGCATCCCACCACGAAGGCGCACCCGGTCAGCATGAGATTGATTTTAAATACTCCGATGCAGTCAGACATGCTGATGATATTCAAACGTTTAAATTGGTTGTCAGGACAGTTGCCAGAAAACATAATCTGCATGCCACATTTATGCCAAAACCGTTATTTGGTGTAAACGGTTCAGGGATGCATGTTAACATGTCTTTATTCAAAAATGGTGAAAATGCTTTTTTTGATAAAGATGGTGAAATGCAATTAAGTGACGTTGCTTATCAGTTTACCGCCGGCGTCATCAAACATGCAACGAATTTCACTGCAGTGACCAATCCGACTGTTAATTCATACAAACGGCTTGTGCCTGGATATGAGGCGCCATGTTATGTGGCCTGGTCCGGCACAAACAGAAGCCCGCTAGTTCGAATTCCCTACTCACGTGGATTGAGCACACGTATTGAGGCAAGAAGTGTTGATCCTGCCGCTAATCCATATATGGCCATGGCTGTCTTGCTTGCCAGCGGGCTTGACGGCGTTCGAAATAAAATGAGTCCGCCTGAATCTGTTGACGAAAATATATATGATATGGACAAAAAAGAACGGCAGCGAAATGGTGTTAAAGATTTGCCGGCTACTTTAATGGATGCTCTGGTAGAATTGCAGAAGGATGAGACGATAGTCGAGTCATTAGGCGATCATTTATATGAGCATTTCATGGAAGCAAAAGAAATTGAATGGGACTTGTTTAGAACTACTGTTCATCCATGGGAAAGAGAGCAGTATTTGACTACGTATTAAACTTGATATGGCAGCATTTACTTAAGGGGCGTAATATAAATTTTTGCTCATTCAATCGATAGCACCCCTTGAGCACCCCTTAAAAATTAATAAATTATTTTAAAATATCGTCCATATATGCTTCAAATTGGGCGGTATTTTTTTGTTCCATTCTTTTGGATACATGAGAGTAAACGTCTGCGGTAATTTGGTAACTACCATGACCTAATCGTTCTTGTATAAACTTCATGTTTGCACCAGATTCCAGTAATAAAACAGCGTGTGTGTGACGTAAAGAATGAATTGGTAATGATTTAATCCCTGCTCTCTTCAAAGTACGAGAAAAGGCATTAAATAGACTGGATTTTGGCATGAAATTTCCATCTTTTTTGCATAGTACTAAATTTAGATCATGACGATAGATGTCATTAATCTTTTGTTTATTTTGGTTTTGCCAGTTTGCATGGAACCGCAAGTCGTCTGTGAGAGATTTACTTATAGTAATAATGCGTTTAGAATTAAAGTTTTTTGTATCTCCAAAGGGAAGCTCTTTGGCATCTGGTTGAAAGTCCAAATTTTTATTAATCGCAATCTCTTTATTATTAAAATTAATATCGGACCATTGTAAAGCACCTGCTTCACCTTTCCGAAGACCAGTTTCTATTAATAATTTAAAAAATATCCAATAAATATAACCATATTTATAAGCTTCTCTTAAAAATATGCCTATTTCAGAGGAATCAATAAATTTTACATCTTCTTTTTTGTGTTTTCCCGGGATTATTGCATCTTCACATGGATTATCCATTATATTTTTATTTATCCTGGCACGCTTCATAGCATTGTAGAAAGCATTGTGTATTTTTAATATCGTATTTCTAGCCAATCCATTTTCATTTAATTTATTAAGGAACTCTTGGTAAAGAGCAGGAGTTACAGAACGTAATTCTATGTTCCTAAAGTATGGTTTAATATGAATTTCAATACTATTGCGCAGGGATGATAAAGTGTTTTTACTTACCTGGTTTTGTTTATATTCCCTTAACCAAAAATCAAGAAAATCACTCAGTTTAATATCTGTTTGATCGTAACCGCTTTTTAGTTGGCTCATTACTATTTCAGCTGCATGTTTCGCCTTTGCTTTTGTTGAGAACCCCTTTTAGATCTTTCCTTTTGTTTTTTAGTGATTGGATCCTGAAAACGAATTCTATATTCCCATTTACCATTGCGCTTTCTGTAAGTTACAAATAATTCCATAGTTAAACCTCCATAATTAATAATTAGTCCAATTACTCATAGGTCAAAAGTATAACGTATGGCTTTTCCTATAATTTTACAAGGGTTTTTTTCATCGATAACAGTCGGTCGATATTGGTTATTATCCGGAGTCAGGATTATATAGTCATTATCTTTGCGAATTCGTTTTAACGTTGCTTCTGCGTTGTCATTTAGAAGAACGGCTGCTATTTCACCACTTTCTACGTCCGGTTGCTCCCTGATTAATACATATGCGCCCTGGGGTATTGTGGGAAGCATACTATTGCCTTCTGCATGTAAGTAAAAAAGAGAACCAGAGGGTAAACCAGTTTTGGGTTCAGTTCTATACCCAGTTAAATTTTCCTCTGCAATAATGGGGTCTCCGCATGAAATTTGACCAACAATTGGAACGTTAATAGATTCTGAATGGACAGCATAAAGGTTTTCTATACCCAACAAATGTTCAATTGTTGTATTAAGTGCACTGGCATACTTAGATATATTATTTATTGGAAACTCTCTTTTTCCACTTTCGTA
Protein-coding regions in this window:
- a CDS encoding aminotransferase class I/II-fold pyridoxal phosphate-dependent enzyme; translated protein: MQHNLITQAEHDCQEQHQNVADIVERNQKRVLAAFKNNRVSDTHFHSTTGYGYDDLGREILESVYADVFGGEDALVRPQMVSGTHAISTALFGLLRPGEELLYITGKPYDTLESVIGMNGEQSGSLKDFHVRYNQADLLEDGSIDFENIKHKMTNQTKVIGIQRSKGYDERPSFTINDIEEMVRFVKSINSDVIVFVDNCYGEFVEEREPLNAGADIIAGSLIKNPGGGIVRAGGYIAGREKLVEQCANRLTAPGLGKETGATFNTLQEMFQGLFLAPHVVGEALKGAILTARYLELAGFQTSPGYDAFRTDLIQTVTFNDPEKMIAFCQAIQHNSPVDAFVTPYPSDMPGYRDEVIMAAGTFIQGASLELTADGPIREPYTAFVQGGLTYSHVKIALEAAVNSLLEKTSPLKT
- the glnA gene encoding type I glutamate--ammonia ligase, which translates into the protein MGSELTKDQIMKQIEKENVRFIRLQFTDMLGTIKNVEIPLSQLEKALDNKMMFDGSSIEGFVRIEESDMYLHPDLDSFVVFPWTSEKGKVARFICDIYNPDGTPFAGCPRYNLKRNLQKMEELGFDAFNIGTEPEFFLFKLNENGDPSMELNDHGGYFDLAPTDLGENCRRDIVLELEEMGFEIEASHHEGAPGQHEIDFKYSDAVRHADDIQTFKLVVRTVARKHNLHATFMPKPLFGVNGSGMHVNMSLFKNGENAFFDKDGEMQLSDVAYQFTAGVIKHATNFTAVTNPTVNSYKRLVPGYEAPCYVAWSGTNRSPLVRIPYSRGLSTRIEARSVDPAANPYMAMAVLLASGLDGVRNKMSPPESVDENIYDMDKKERQRNGVKDLPATLMDALVELQKDETIVESLGDHLYEHFMEAKEIEWDLFRTTVHPWEREQYLTTY
- a CDS encoding LexA family protein, with product MRNSKEVIQLIEQLRKEKKMTLGKLAEKTGVSKSTLSRYESGKREFPINNISKYASALNTTIEHLLGIENLYAVHSESINVPIVGQISCGDPIIAEENLTGYRTEPKTGLPSGSLFYLHAEGNSMLPTIPQGAYVLIREQPDVESGEIAAVLLNDNAEATLKRIRKDNDYIILTPDNNQYRPTVIDEKNPCKIIGKAIRYTFDL